One part of the Xiphophorus maculatus strain JP 163 A chromosome 1, X_maculatus-5.0-male, whole genome shotgun sequence genome encodes these proteins:
- the casz1 gene encoding zinc finger protein castor homolog 1 isoform X5, with amino-acid sequence MAAKRKGGLKLNAICAKLSRQVVYDSSSQNAEGDQSVAENSERGSSYYDDNETNFPESLSLSQSLEEDQKRREAIEKWVNGEYGEEPPAPDEEQEHELRVSNDEDGPPEGVYMVQPKGCSDEEDNGEEAEATTGSQDGSYHDDKETDERPPKDNSYMPPTEGQSRQASFSSPGEASALRDYAVNTMNKFLGMFGYDDHQVRDEVTKKIGFDAVKATSDPSSLSNAEDSRSPRFSKYEEYIRKLKAGETLPWPVHASPPKPDDLNSKLTQEKSASMLQSSGGLPGVEGQIYHSSLDHKQSGATQLGNSQPPNSSHVQNMASRASKYDFFIQKLKMGESLQQQNGNAYKRPSKYDLENVKFLHLFKPGEGNPDMGGAIAFKTGKVGRPSKYDIRTIQKLIPGNPETSLIPNVLATAPGNPGAPGVPAVGTTGANLAPGLTMDQAGHISFNAADYMKSSFSKTDSITTGTVSSVKNGLPPDKPASDDINLYQKYIARFSGSQHCGHVHCAYQYREHYHCMDPECNYQVSRFTSKQDVIRHYNMHKKRDNSLQHGFMRFSPLDDCSVYYHGCHLNGKSTHYHCMQVGCSKVYTSTSDVMTHENFHKKNAQLINDGFQRFRATEDCGTVGCQFYGQKTTHFHCRRPGCTFTFKNKCDIEKHKSYHIKDDAYAKDGFKKFYKYEECKYEGCVYSKATNHFHCIRSGCGFTFTSTSQMTSHKRKHERRHIRSSGVMGLSSTFLAPKDEQEESSNDDLMDFSAISSKNSSLSASPTTQQSATAPHLLSTPTTATASSMSGHNLKPTQSLPGAGQRMSSLLTQNLPSNMPVALALSNSALASSNPFFPLLPRLPLQPPPTAAGLITAVSSGAHSMPTDSLTQGGSSVGGDAAMAPTPTSFASSSIMEKISASKGLISPMMARLAAAALKPLNNIDTGNGQSGSASQFNLVQVKQEPVDGNAGVPQDSQQEHSLDLSKKDHSNESNGHPVPGNTSLLSSLMNKMSQVNPALFNAMNLKTELEGGQVHDTSEAAQYLHRVLKRPENTTEIWKTYLRRFDTDDFCEAQCDFLHKVHFHCLVEDCGALFSTVDGAIKHSNFHLRATLKVKPESPFSDGKEPGEAAPLQPVAPVSIASNPSMDVANLTSSGGYSSPPPSLLAWKQLTGSIPQMPASMPNLPANSPLATTSLENAKPQVKPGFLQFQENDPCLATDCKYSNKFHFHCLFGNCKYVCKTSGKAESHCLDHINPNNNLVNVRDQFSYYSLQCLCPNQHCEFRMRGHYHCLRPGCFFVTNITTKLPWHIKKHEKAERRAANGFKYFTKREECGRLGCKYNQVNSHFHCIREGCQFSFLLKHQMTSHARKHMRRMLGKNFDRVPSQVMSLGHRADEMQHASGLMSGPMASQAGITSGFSSSVMDDTDDYLEYMGGGGGGGGGSPLGLSSESSNQDRSCTSTPVGNDSSPAGQGYPNTSSAPTTPADTSATQNAPPSSPPPPPLPPPPPLPPSAPQPGLHAQAPSLPPALLRPPLPSLPYLLSPSCLSYSLLSASLGATRSVVMPTNTPAFSPIIATPSPVKNDVPIVQDAAGNTISIPTATGAKKRFWIIEDMSPFGKRRKTPSSRKMLDEGMMLEGFRRYDLYENCKDSSCQFSLKVTHYHCTRENCGYKFCGRTHMYKHAQHHDRVDNLVLDDFKRFKSSLSCNFPDCQFSGNSTHFHCLRCGFRCTDSTKVTAHRKHHGKQDVISAAGFCQFSSSADCEVPDCKYKLKCSHFHCTFPECKHTVVGMSQMDSHKRKHEKQERGELPSVSPKQEGMHHLVGSMAPVAPSSLGVSTSSPVTLHSLSHNINSSVPSMIYQPGGLASNYNHSYPPSSISLDSSLNLSTNTSSSLFFLKNAAGLGLSDSLDLSKKLHLDVARPAHNAKSQLDDTGTSGEAEDDLSPDEEVRAEEEDEDEEEEEEEEEEEEDDLNTDSNDDSAQEPDGDKDNGEGFGASVNHTHTSQLEKQDADP; translated from the exons GAGAAGCTTCAGCCCTACGGGACTATGCTGTCAACACCATGAATAAGTTTCTTGGGATGTTTGGTTATGATGACCATCAGGTAAGGGACGAGGTGACCAAGAAGATCGGCTTTGATGCTGTCAAAGCTACCTCAGACCCATCGTCCCTCAGCAATGCGGAGGACTCGCGCAGCCCTCGCTTCTCCAAGTACGAAGAGTACATCCGCAAGCTAAAAGCTGGTGAAACCCTCCCTTGGCCCGTGCACGCTTCCCCACCCAAACCGGATGACCTCAACTCCAAACTGACCCAAGAAAAGAGCGCTTCGATGCTTCAGAGCTCCGGCGGCCTGCCGGGGGTGGAGGGTCAGATCTACCACTCCAGCCTAGACCACAAACAGTCGGGAGCAACTCAGTTGGGCAACTCTCAGCCGCCCAATTCTTCCCACGTACAGAACATGGCCTCCCGAGCCTCAAAATACGATTTCTTCATTCAGAAGCTAAAGATGGGCGAGAGCTTGCAGCAGCAGAATGGCAATGCTTACAAGCGACCGTCCAAGTACGACCTGGAGAATGTCAAGTTTCTGCACCTGTTTAAACCTGGCGAGGGCAACCCAGACATGGGTGGTGCTATTGCCTTTAAGACTGGTAAAGTTGGTCGTCCTTCCAAATATGACATCCGAACAATCCAGAAGCTAATACCAGGAAATCCAGAAACTTCTTTGATCCCTAATGTTCTGGCTACGGCACCAGGAAACCCTGGAGCTCCTGGGGTCCCTGCTGTTGGCACGACTGGGGCCAACCTTGCTCCGGGGCTGACAATGGACCAGGCAGGACACATAAGCTTCAACGCAGCTGATTATATGAAGTCCAGCTTTTCCAAGACTGACTCTATAACCACAGGCACTGTGTCATCAGTGAA GAATGGTCTGCCGCCTGATAAACCCGCCAGTGATGACATCAACCTCTACCAGAAATATATCGCTAG GTTCTCTGGAAGCCAGCACTGTGGACACGTGCACTGTGCCTACCAGTACAGAGAGCATTACCACTGCATGGACCCTGAGTGTAACTACCAGGTGAGC AGGTTTACCAGTAAGCAGGATGTAATCAGGCACTACAACATGCACAAGAAGCGGGACAACTCCCTGCAGCATGGCTTCATGCGCTTCAGCCCCCTGGATGACTGCAGCGTCTACTACCATGGCTGCCACCTCAACGGAAAAAGCACCCATTACCACTGCATGCAG GTGGGGTGCAGCAAGGTGTACACCAGCACCTCAGATGTCATGACCCACGAAAACTTCCACAAGAAGAACGCCCAGCTGATTAACGACGGCTTCCAGAGGTTCCGCGCCACCGAGGACTGCGGCACCGTCGGCTGTCAGTTCTACGGCCAAAAGACCACGCACTTTCACTGCAG GCGTCCGGGATGCACGTTCACTTTCAAAAACAAGTGCGACATCGAGAAGCACAAGAGCTACCACATCAAGGATGACGCGTACGCCAAGGACGGCTTCAAGAAGTTCTACAAGTACGAGGAATGCAAGTACGAGGGCTGCGTGTACAGCAAAGCAACCAACCACTTCCACTGCATCCGCTCCGGCTGCGGCTTCACCTTCACCTCCACCAGCCAGATGACCTCCCACAAGCGCAAGCACGAGAGGCGGCACATCCGCTCCTCCGGCGTCATGGGCCTCTCCTCCACCTTCCTGGCCCCGAAGGACGAGCAGGAAGAGTCCAGCAACGACGACCTGATGGACTTCTCGGCCATCAGCAGCAAGAACTCCAGCCTGAGTGCCTCGCCAACCACCCAACAGTCCGCCACCGCGCCGCACTTGTTGAGCACGCCCACCACCGCCACCGCCTCCTCGATGTCGGGTCACAACCTCAAGCCCACCCAGTCGCTGCCCGGCGCGGGCCAGCGCATGTCAAGCCTGCTGACTCAAAATCTGCCCAGCAACATGCCGGTAGCGCTCGCTCTTTCAAACAGCGCCCTGGCCTCCTCCAACCCATTCTTCCCGCTTCTGCCGAGGCTGCCTCTACAGCCTCCCCCGACGGCCGCTGGCCTGATAACGGCCGTGTCTTCTGGAGCACACTCCATGCCGACCGACTCTCTGACCCAGGGCGGCTCCTCCGTTGGGGGAGATGCAGCCATGGCACCCACTCCAACGTCCTTTGCCAGCTCTTCCATTATGGAGAAGATCTCTGCAAGCAAGGGTCTGATATCACCCATGATGGCCAGATTAGCGGCAGCTGCCTTGAAACCGTTAAACAACATAGACACAG GGAATGGGCAGTCAGGCTCCGCCAGCCAGTTTAATCTGGTTCAAGTGAAGCAGGAGCCTGTGGACGGTAACGCCGGCGTGCCGCAAGATTCCCAACAGGAGCACAGCCTGGATCTGAGCAAGAAAGACCACAG TAATGAATCAAATGGACACCCTGTACCGGGGAATACATCTCTTTTATCCTCGCTTATGAATAAG ATGTCCCAGGTGAACCCTGCCCTCTTCAATGCCATGAACCTGAAAACTGAGCTGGAAGGAGGCCAGGTCCACGACACCTCTGAGGCAGCTCAGTACCTGCACAGAGTGCTGAAGAGGCCAGAAAACACCACTGAGATCTGGAAGACATACCTCCGCAg GTTTGACACAGATGACTTCTGTGAGGCACAGTGTGACTTTCTCCATAAGGTGCACTTTCACTGCCTGGTAGAGGACTGCGGGGCCCTCTTCAGCACTGTGGACGGTGCCATAAAACATTCTAA CTTCCACCTTCGAGCCACCTTGAAAGTAAAGCCAGAGTCTCCGTTCAGTGACGGTAAAGAACCCGGTGAAGCAGCTCCGCTGCAACCCGTCGCGCCCGTGTCTATAGCCAGCAATCCCTCCATGGACGTGGCAAACCTCACGTCCTCTGGTGGCTACAGCTCTCCTCCTCCATCACTGCTGGCCTGGAAGCAGCTGACCGGCAGCATCCCTCAGATGCCGGCCTCGATGCCCAACCTCCCTGCAAACTCGCCTCTGGCCACCACCTCCCTGGAGAACGCCAAGCCACAAGTCAAACCTGGTTTTCTGCAATTTCAGGAAAA tgatCCCTGTTTGGCTACTGACTGCAAATACTCAAACAAGTTCCACTTCCACTGCTTGTTTGGGAACTGTAAGTATGTGTGCAAGACCTCCGGAAAGGCGGAGTCCCACTGTCTGGACCACATCAACCCGAACAACAACCTGGTCAACGTCCGCGATCAGTTCTCCTACTACTCCCTGCAGTGTCTCTGTCCCAACCAG CACTGCGAGTTCAGGATGAGGGGCCACTATCACTGTCTGAGGCCAGGCTGCTTCTTCGTCACCAACATCACCACCAAGCTACCATGGCACATCAAGAAGCACGAGAAGGCAGAGCGCCGCGCCGCCAACGGCTTCAAGTACTTCACTAAGAGGGAGGAGTGTGGGAGGCTGG GTTGCAAATACAACCAGGTCAACAGCCATTTCCACTGCATCCGAGAGGGTTGCCAGTTCTCCTTCTTGCTCAAGCACCAGATGACCTCGCACGCACGCAAACACATGAGAAGGATGCTGGGAAAGAACTTCGATAGAGTCCCTTCCCAG GTGATGTCGCTCGGCCACAGGGCGGACGAGATGCAACACGCTTCTGGTTTGATGTCCGGGCCCATGGCATCTCAGGCGGGCATCACCTCCGGCTTCTCCTCCTCCGTCATGGATGACACCGATGACTATCTGGAGTACatgggaggaggaggcggaggaggaggaggcagccCCTTGGGCCTCTCCTCCGAGTCCTCCAACCAGGACCGGAGCTGCACCAGCACACCTGTGGGCAACGACAGCTCTCCAGCAG GACAAGGCTACCCCAACACCTCTTCTGCTCCCACCACCCCTGCTGACACTAGTGCCACCCAAAATGCACCTCCTTCCTCCCCTCCTCCAccgcctcttcctcctccaccacctcttcctccctccGCTCCTCAGCCTGGCCTCCATGCCCAGGCCCCGTCTCTCCCTCCCGCTCTTCTCCGACCTCCTCTGCCCTCGCTCCCATATCTCCTCTCTCCATCCTGTCTGTCATACTCTCTGCTCAGCGCCTCTCTGGGAGCCACTCGGAGTGTTGTCATGCCAACCAACACACCGGCTTTCAGCCCCATCATTGCCACTCCGTCTCCGGTTAAAAATGACGTCCCTATAGTACAGGATGCTGCAG GCAACACCATCTCCATTCCCACGGCCACCGGCGCCAAGAAGCGCTTCTGGATCATTGAGGACATGTCTCCGTTCGGCAAACGCCGCAAGACCCCATCGTCTCGGAAGATGCTGGACGAGGGGATGATGCTGGAGGGCTTCCGGCGCTACGACCTGTACGAGAACTGCAAGGACTCGAGCTGCCAGTTTTCCCTGAAGGTGACCCACTACCACTGCACGCGCGAGAACTGCGGCTACAAGTTCTGCGGCCGCACCCACATGTACAAGCACGCGCAGCACCACGACCGCGTGGACAACCTGGTGCTGGATGACTTCAAGCGCTTCAAGTCCTCGCTCAGCTGCAACTTCCCCGACTGCCAGTTCTCGGGCAACAGCACCCACTTCCACTGCCTGCGCTGTGGCTTCCGCTGCACCGACAGCACCAAGGTGACGGCCCACCGCAAGCACCACGGCAAGCAAGACGTGATCAGCGCCGCCGGCTTCTGCCAGTTCAGCTCCAGCGCCGACTGTGAAGTTCCCGACTGCAAATATAAGCTCAAGTGCTCGCACTTCCACTGCACCTTCCCTGAGTGCAAGCACACGGTGGTGGGGATGTCCCAGATGGATTCCCACAAGAGGAAGCACGAGAAGCAGGAGCGGGGCGAGCTGCCGTCCGTGTCGCCCAAGCAGGAGGGGATGCACCACCTTGTCGGGAGCATGGCGCCGGTCGCTCCCTCCTCCCTGGGCGTGTCCACGTCCTCGCCCGTCACCCTCCACAGCTTGTCCCACAACATCAACAGCAGCGTCCCCTCCATGATCTACCAGCCGGGGGGCCTCgcctccaactacaaccactctTACCCGCCGTCCTCCATCAGCCTAGACAGCTCCCTCAACCTGAGCACCAACACCAGCAGCTCCCTTTTCTTCCTGAAGAACGCCGCCGGTCTGGGCCTCAGCGACTCGCTAGATCTCAGCAAGAAGTTGCACCTCGATGTGGCGCGGCCGGCGCACAACGCCAAGTCCCAGCTGGACGACACGGGGACGTCTGGAGAAGCCGAGGACGACCTGTCTCCGGATGAGGAGGTGCGCGccgaggaggaggacgaggacgaggaagaggaggaggaagaggaagaagaagaagaggatgaCCTCAACACTGACTCGAACGACGACTCAGCGCAGGAGCCTGACGGCGACAAGGACAACGGCGAGGGCTTCGGTGCTTCCGTAAACCACACTCATACTTCCCAGTTGGAAAAGCAAGATGCTGACCCATAA
- the casz1 gene encoding zinc finger protein castor homolog 1 isoform X4, producing MNKAERSLCTDTTSGKPKMAAKRKGGLKLNAICAKLSRQVVYDSSSQNAEGDQSVAENSERGSSYYDDNETNFPESLSLSQSLEEDQKRREAIEKWVNGEYGEEPPAPDEEQEHELRVSNDEDGPPEGVYMVQPKGCSDEEDNGEEAEATTGSQDGSYHDDKETDERPPKDNSYMPPTEGQSRQASFSSPGEASALRDYAVNTMNKFLGMFGYDDHQVRDEVTKKIGFDAVKATSDPSSLSNAEDSRSPRFSKYEEYIRKLKAGETLPWPVHASPPKPDDLNSKLTQEKSASMLQSSGGLPGVEGQIYHSSLDHKQSGATQLGNSQPPNSSHVQNMASRASKYDFFIQKLKMGESLQQQNGNAYKRPSKYDLENVKFLHLFKPGEGNPDMGGAIAFKTGKVGRPSKYDIRTIQKLIPGNPETSLIPNVLATAPGNPGAPGVPAVGTTGANLAPGLTMDQAGHISFNAADYMKSSFSKTDSITTGTVSSVKNGLPPDKPASDDINLYQKYIARFSGSQHCGHVHCAYQYREHYHCMDPECNYQVSRFTSKQDVIRHYNMHKKRDNSLQHGFMRFSPLDDCSVYYHGCHLNGKSTHYHCMQVGCSKVYTSTSDVMTHENFHKKNAQLINDGFQRFRATEDCGTVGCQFYGQKTTHFHCRRPGCTFTFKNKCDIEKHKSYHIKDDAYAKDGFKKFYKYEECKYEGCVYSKATNHFHCIRSGCGFTFTSTSQMTSHKRKHERRHIRSSGVMGLSSTFLAPKDEQEESSNDDLMDFSAISSKNSSLSASPTTQQSATAPHLLSTPTTATASSMSGHNLKPTQSLPGAGQRMSSLLTQNLPSNMPVALALSNSALASSNPFFPLLPRLPLQPPPTAAGLITAVSSGAHSMPTDSLTQGGSSVGGDAAMAPTPTSFASSSIMEKISASKGLISPMMARLAAAALKPLNNIDTGNGQSGSASQFNLVQVKQEPVDGNAGVPQDSQQEHSLDLSKKDHSNESNGHPVPGNTSLLSSLMNKMSQVNPALFNAMNLKTELEGGQVHDTSEAAQYLHRVLKRPENTTEIWKTYLRRFDTDDFCEAQCDFLHKVHFHCLVEDCGALFSTVDGAIKHSNFHLRATLKVKPESPFSDGKEPGEAAPLQPVAPVSIASNPSMDVANLTSSGGYSSPPPSLLAWKQLTGSIPQMPASMPNLPANSPLATTSLENAKPQVKPGFLQFQENDPCLATDCKYSNKFHFHCLFGNCKYVCKTSGKAESHCLDHINPNNNLVNVRDQFSYYSLQCLCPNQHCEFRMRGHYHCLRPGCFFVTNITTKLPWHIKKHEKAERRAANGFKYFTKREECGRLGCKYNQVNSHFHCIREGCQFSFLLKHQMTSHARKHMRRMLGKNFDRVPSQVMSLGHRADEMQHASGLMSGPMASQAGITSGFSSSVMDDTDDYLEYMGGGGGGGGGSPLGLSSESSNQDRSCTSTPVGNDSSPAGQGYPNTSSAPTTPADTSATQNAPPSSPPPPPLPPPPPLPPSAPQPGLHAQAPSLPPALLRPPLPSLPYLLSPSCLSYSLLSASLGATRSVVMPTNTPAFSPIIATPSPVKNDVPIVQDAAGNTISIPTATGAKKRFWIIEDMSPFGKRRKTPSSRKMLDEGMMLEGFRRYDLYENCKDSSCQFSLKVTHYHCTRENCGYKFCGRTHMYKHAQHHDRVDNLVLDDFKRFKSSLSCNFPDCQFSGNSTHFHCLRCGFRCTDSTKVTAHRKHHGKQDVISAAGFCQFSSSADCEVPDCKYKLKCSHFHCTFPECKHTVVGMSQMDSHKRKHEKQERGELPSVSPKQEGMHHLVGSMAPVAPSSLGVSTSSPVTLHSLSHNINSSVPSMIYQPGGLASNYNHSYPPSSISLDSSLNLSTNTSSSLFFLKNAAGLGLSDSLDLSKKLHLDVARPAHNAKSQLDDTGTSGEAEDDLSPDEEVRAEEEDEDEEEEEEEEEEEEDDLNTDSNDDSAQEPDGDKDNGEGFGASVNHTHTSQLEKQDADP from the exons GAGAAGCTTCAGCCCTACGGGACTATGCTGTCAACACCATGAATAAGTTTCTTGGGATGTTTGGTTATGATGACCATCAGGTAAGGGACGAGGTGACCAAGAAGATCGGCTTTGATGCTGTCAAAGCTACCTCAGACCCATCGTCCCTCAGCAATGCGGAGGACTCGCGCAGCCCTCGCTTCTCCAAGTACGAAGAGTACATCCGCAAGCTAAAAGCTGGTGAAACCCTCCCTTGGCCCGTGCACGCTTCCCCACCCAAACCGGATGACCTCAACTCCAAACTGACCCAAGAAAAGAGCGCTTCGATGCTTCAGAGCTCCGGCGGCCTGCCGGGGGTGGAGGGTCAGATCTACCACTCCAGCCTAGACCACAAACAGTCGGGAGCAACTCAGTTGGGCAACTCTCAGCCGCCCAATTCTTCCCACGTACAGAACATGGCCTCCCGAGCCTCAAAATACGATTTCTTCATTCAGAAGCTAAAGATGGGCGAGAGCTTGCAGCAGCAGAATGGCAATGCTTACAAGCGACCGTCCAAGTACGACCTGGAGAATGTCAAGTTTCTGCACCTGTTTAAACCTGGCGAGGGCAACCCAGACATGGGTGGTGCTATTGCCTTTAAGACTGGTAAAGTTGGTCGTCCTTCCAAATATGACATCCGAACAATCCAGAAGCTAATACCAGGAAATCCAGAAACTTCTTTGATCCCTAATGTTCTGGCTACGGCACCAGGAAACCCTGGAGCTCCTGGGGTCCCTGCTGTTGGCACGACTGGGGCCAACCTTGCTCCGGGGCTGACAATGGACCAGGCAGGACACATAAGCTTCAACGCAGCTGATTATATGAAGTCCAGCTTTTCCAAGACTGACTCTATAACCACAGGCACTGTGTCATCAGTGAA GAATGGTCTGCCGCCTGATAAACCCGCCAGTGATGACATCAACCTCTACCAGAAATATATCGCTAG GTTCTCTGGAAGCCAGCACTGTGGACACGTGCACTGTGCCTACCAGTACAGAGAGCATTACCACTGCATGGACCCTGAGTGTAACTACCAGGTGAGC AGGTTTACCAGTAAGCAGGATGTAATCAGGCACTACAACATGCACAAGAAGCGGGACAACTCCCTGCAGCATGGCTTCATGCGCTTCAGCCCCCTGGATGACTGCAGCGTCTACTACCATGGCTGCCACCTCAACGGAAAAAGCACCCATTACCACTGCATGCAG GTGGGGTGCAGCAAGGTGTACACCAGCACCTCAGATGTCATGACCCACGAAAACTTCCACAAGAAGAACGCCCAGCTGATTAACGACGGCTTCCAGAGGTTCCGCGCCACCGAGGACTGCGGCACCGTCGGCTGTCAGTTCTACGGCCAAAAGACCACGCACTTTCACTGCAG GCGTCCGGGATGCACGTTCACTTTCAAAAACAAGTGCGACATCGAGAAGCACAAGAGCTACCACATCAAGGATGACGCGTACGCCAAGGACGGCTTCAAGAAGTTCTACAAGTACGAGGAATGCAAGTACGAGGGCTGCGTGTACAGCAAAGCAACCAACCACTTCCACTGCATCCGCTCCGGCTGCGGCTTCACCTTCACCTCCACCAGCCAGATGACCTCCCACAAGCGCAAGCACGAGAGGCGGCACATCCGCTCCTCCGGCGTCATGGGCCTCTCCTCCACCTTCCTGGCCCCGAAGGACGAGCAGGAAGAGTCCAGCAACGACGACCTGATGGACTTCTCGGCCATCAGCAGCAAGAACTCCAGCCTGAGTGCCTCGCCAACCACCCAACAGTCCGCCACCGCGCCGCACTTGTTGAGCACGCCCACCACCGCCACCGCCTCCTCGATGTCGGGTCACAACCTCAAGCCCACCCAGTCGCTGCCCGGCGCGGGCCAGCGCATGTCAAGCCTGCTGACTCAAAATCTGCCCAGCAACATGCCGGTAGCGCTCGCTCTTTCAAACAGCGCCCTGGCCTCCTCCAACCCATTCTTCCCGCTTCTGCCGAGGCTGCCTCTACAGCCTCCCCCGACGGCCGCTGGCCTGATAACGGCCGTGTCTTCTGGAGCACACTCCATGCCGACCGACTCTCTGACCCAGGGCGGCTCCTCCGTTGGGGGAGATGCAGCCATGGCACCCACTCCAACGTCCTTTGCCAGCTCTTCCATTATGGAGAAGATCTCTGCAAGCAAGGGTCTGATATCACCCATGATGGCCAGATTAGCGGCAGCTGCCTTGAAACCGTTAAACAACATAGACACAG GGAATGGGCAGTCAGGCTCCGCCAGCCAGTTTAATCTGGTTCAAGTGAAGCAGGAGCCTGTGGACGGTAACGCCGGCGTGCCGCAAGATTCCCAACAGGAGCACAGCCTGGATCTGAGCAAGAAAGACCACAG TAATGAATCAAATGGACACCCTGTACCGGGGAATACATCTCTTTTATCCTCGCTTATGAATAAG ATGTCCCAGGTGAACCCTGCCCTCTTCAATGCCATGAACCTGAAAACTGAGCTGGAAGGAGGCCAGGTCCACGACACCTCTGAGGCAGCTCAGTACCTGCACAGAGTGCTGAAGAGGCCAGAAAACACCACTGAGATCTGGAAGACATACCTCCGCAg GTTTGACACAGATGACTTCTGTGAGGCACAGTGTGACTTTCTCCATAAGGTGCACTTTCACTGCCTGGTAGAGGACTGCGGGGCCCTCTTCAGCACTGTGGACGGTGCCATAAAACATTCTAA CTTCCACCTTCGAGCCACCTTGAAAGTAAAGCCAGAGTCTCCGTTCAGTGACGGTAAAGAACCCGGTGAAGCAGCTCCGCTGCAACCCGTCGCGCCCGTGTCTATAGCCAGCAATCCCTCCATGGACGTGGCAAACCTCACGTCCTCTGGTGGCTACAGCTCTCCTCCTCCATCACTGCTGGCCTGGAAGCAGCTGACCGGCAGCATCCCTCAGATGCCGGCCTCGATGCCCAACCTCCCTGCAAACTCGCCTCTGGCCACCACCTCCCTGGAGAACGCCAAGCCACAAGTCAAACCTGGTTTTCTGCAATTTCAGGAAAA tgatCCCTGTTTGGCTACTGACTGCAAATACTCAAACAAGTTCCACTTCCACTGCTTGTTTGGGAACTGTAAGTATGTGTGCAAGACCTCCGGAAAGGCGGAGTCCCACTGTCTGGACCACATCAACCCGAACAACAACCTGGTCAACGTCCGCGATCAGTTCTCCTACTACTCCCTGCAGTGTCTCTGTCCCAACCAG CACTGCGAGTTCAGGATGAGGGGCCACTATCACTGTCTGAGGCCAGGCTGCTTCTTCGTCACCAACATCACCACCAAGCTACCATGGCACATCAAGAAGCACGAGAAGGCAGAGCGCCGCGCCGCCAACGGCTTCAAGTACTTCACTAAGAGGGAGGAGTGTGGGAGGCTGG GTTGCAAATACAACCAGGTCAACAGCCATTTCCACTGCATCCGAGAGGGTTGCCAGTTCTCCTTCTTGCTCAAGCACCAGATGACCTCGCACGCACGCAAACACATGAGAAGGATGCTGGGAAAGAACTTCGATAGAGTCCCTTCCCAG GTGATGTCGCTCGGCCACAGGGCGGACGAGATGCAACACGCTTCTGGTTTGATGTCCGGGCCCATGGCATCTCAGGCGGGCATCACCTCCGGCTTCTCCTCCTCCGTCATGGATGACACCGATGACTATCTGGAGTACatgggaggaggaggcggaggaggaggaggcagccCCTTGGGCCTCTCCTCCGAGTCCTCCAACCAGGACCGGAGCTGCACCAGCACACCTGTGGGCAACGACAGCTCTCCAGCAG GACAAGGCTACCCCAACACCTCTTCTGCTCCCACCACCCCTGCTGACACTAGTGCCACCCAAAATGCACCTCCTTCCTCCCCTCCTCCAccgcctcttcctcctccaccacctcttcctccctccGCTCCTCAGCCTGGCCTCCATGCCCAGGCCCCGTCTCTCCCTCCCGCTCTTCTCCGACCTCCTCTGCCCTCGCTCCCATATCTCCTCTCTCCATCCTGTCTGTCATACTCTCTGCTCAGCGCCTCTCTGGGAGCCACTCGGAGTGTTGTCATGCCAACCAACACACCGGCTTTCAGCCCCATCATTGCCACTCCGTCTCCGGTTAAAAATGACGTCCCTATAGTACAGGATGCTGCAG GCAACACCATCTCCATTCCCACGGCCACCGGCGCCAAGAAGCGCTTCTGGATCATTGAGGACATGTCTCCGTTCGGCAAACGCCGCAAGACCCCATCGTCTCGGAAGATGCTGGACGAGGGGATGATGCTGGAGGGCTTCCGGCGCTACGACCTGTACGAGAACTGCAAGGACTCGAGCTGCCAGTTTTCCCTGAAGGTGACCCACTACCACTGCACGCGCGAGAACTGCGGCTACAAGTTCTGCGGCCGCACCCACATGTACAAGCACGCGCAGCACCACGACCGCGTGGACAACCTGGTGCTGGATGACTTCAAGCGCTTCAAGTCCTCGCTCAGCTGCAACTTCCCCGACTGCCAGTTCTCGGGCAACAGCACCCACTTCCACTGCCTGCGCTGTGGCTTCCGCTGCACCGACAGCACCAAGGTGACGGCCCACCGCAAGCACCACGGCAAGCAAGACGTGATCAGCGCCGCCGGCTTCTGCCAGTTCAGCTCCAGCGCCGACTGTGAAGTTCCCGACTGCAAATATAAGCTCAAGTGCTCGCACTTCCACTGCACCTTCCCTGAGTGCAAGCACACGGTGGTGGGGATGTCCCAGATGGATTCCCACAAGAGGAAGCACGAGAAGCAGGAGCGGGGCGAGCTGCCGTCCGTGTCGCCCAAGCAGGAGGGGATGCACCACCTTGTCGGGAGCATGGCGCCGGTCGCTCCCTCCTCCCTGGGCGTGTCCACGTCCTCGCCCGTCACCCTCCACAGCTTGTCCCACAACATCAACAGCAGCGTCCCCTCCATGATCTACCAGCCGGGGGGCCTCgcctccaactacaaccactctTACCCGCCGTCCTCCATCAGCCTAGACAGCTCCCTCAACCTGAGCACCAACACCAGCAGCTCCCTTTTCTTCCTGAAGAACGCCGCCGGTCTGGGCCTCAGCGACTCGCTAGATCTCAGCAAGAAGTTGCACCTCGATGTGGCGCGGCCGGCGCACAACGCCAAGTCCCAGCTGGACGACACGGGGACGTCTGGAGAAGCCGAGGACGACCTGTCTCCGGATGAGGAGGTGCGCGccgaggaggaggacgaggacgaggaagaggaggaggaagaggaagaagaagaagaggatgaCCTCAACACTGACTCGAACGACGACTCAGCGCAGGAGCCTGACGGCGACAAGGACAACGGCGAGGGCTTCGGTGCTTCCGTAAACCACACTCATACTTCCCAGTTGGAAAAGCAAGATGCTGACCCATAA